TTCTCCGGTTGTACGACCAGTGTTTCTCCATAACTGAGTGTACGAATTCGGTCCTCAGAAATCTCATGCTTAATTCTGGCGCTCTCCATGCGATCCAGCGCTTCCCGGGCCGTATCATCGGCAAGTCTGAAGGTACCATAATGCATCGTAATCATGGTCTCCGCTCCTACATCTAGGAAAGCTTGTATGGCTTCCTCAGGATTCACATGCTGAGAGGTCATGAACCACTCCGGTTCATAAGCCCCAATCGGCATAAGCGCGATATCAATCTTATAACGGCTTCCGATCTCCTTAAAACCTTGAAAATAACCACTATCCCCAGCGAAATAAAGGTTCGGAGAAAGCTTCTGATTTCCGGATTCGGCGGGCTCCAAGATGTACCCACCCCAATGAGAAGTATTCGTATCCCAAGGCGTCCTCCGCGTCCAGTGCTGGGTAGGCACAAAACTAAGCTTGATCTTACCTAGCTTAATCTCCTGCCACCATTCCATCTCCACACAGCTGCGGAACCCTTTGCGGAGCATTTTGCGTTTTAGACCTATAGGAACAACCAGGGTTGTCCCTGCCCGATATAATTTACGGATGGACGCTATATGCAAGTGGTCATAATGAGAGTGCGAGATCAGAATCAGGTCAATCGGCGGCACTTCGCTGAGCGGAATCCCAGGTTGTCCCAGTCTTTTCTCAAAACCTAGCCTTCTCGCCCAGATGGGATCCGTAATAATATTCATCCCTTCATATTGAAGGAAAAATGTTGAATGCCCAATCCACGTAATGGTAGACTCCTGCTTATTCTCCGACAGATAAGACAATCTGGGCGGCGTATTCGGAACAACGTATGAATAGTCCTTCTGCTTCCGACGACGCTCCTCACGCCACTGGCGAAATTCTTTTAGTGTTTTATCGGTACTTACATTGTCGACGTTATGGTAACGAGTTTTAGGCATACAACACCTCTTCTGCAGAAGTTTGCCGAGCAATCCTGGCTTTAGCGAATATACTACAACTATATTGAACAGAAGCGTATTTTGCAAAATATACAATTGGCATGATAAAGGTTCGCCCTTTTCTCCCACAATAATGCAGACTTTAGCGAAATAATAGGAGAGATCTTTTGTGTTTCACGCCAGAAATGAGGTAAAATGCGTGTAAAGACCACGGTGCACGTACCGTTCAAGGGGGAGCTACGTATGAAGATTACATTTATTGAACCGACTCCAAGTCCAAATACGATGAAGCTTCATTTGGACGAAAGTTTAGACCCCGGAATTCGCAGAACCTATACTCCAGAAAGTGAGCGTTCTGCACCTGCTTGGGCACGTGAAATGCTAACGATACCAGGCGTTACAAGCATTTATCATGCTGCTGACTTCGCAGCACTCGAACGCAAGGGTAGCGCCGATTGGGCGGCGATTCTAAGAGAGGTTCAAAGCCGCTTCGGGAGCAGTGAAGGTTTAACTGGGGATTGGAGCCTAGCCGACGAGAATGCCGGCACTCATTTTGGGGAAGCACAAGTCTTCGTCCAAATGTTCCGCGGAATTCCGATGCAAATCCGCGTAAAAACGGGCGCGAATGAGGAGCGCATATCCTTAGCCAACCGCTTTACTAAAGCGGTTATGGATGTGGCTAGCGCCGTTATGATCAAAGAGCGCAAGCTCACCGATTACGGCGTGCGTTATGGCGAGCCCGCGGATATTGCACGCGAGGTCGAGCAAGAGATCGAGGCGGCGTATCCACAGAATCGCCTCGACTCCCTCGTGCAGCAAGCCACTGCGCACGGAACCGAAGGTGAGTTCGTCGAGCAAAGACGAACTCGCAGTCAGGATGAGCTGCTGCGAGACCTGAAGCATGAGGATTGGCGCGTGCGCTACGCCGCGCTAGAGGATCTTACGCCGACGGTGGAGCTCCTGCCGGAGCTTAAGGCGGCGCTACACGATCCCAAGCTGCACATTCGCAGGCTTGCGGTCGTGTATCTGGGCGACCTCCGCACGCCCGAGGCGATGGAGCTGCTCTATGAGGCGATGGCTGACAGCGCGCCAGCCGTAAGACGTACGGCTGGCGATACCCTGTCCGACATCGGCGATCCTGCCGCCACGCCGGTGATGACGGCGGCATTAACGGATAAGAGTAAGCTTGTCCGCTGGCGCGCAGCTCGCTTCCTTTACGAAGTTGGGACATCCGAGGCCCAAGATGCCCTAACACTTGCGGCGGACGATCCAGAATTCGAGGTTGGTCTTCAGGCCAAGATGGCCTTGGAGCGGATTGCCTCCGGAGAAGCAGCGGCAGGCACCGTCTGGCAGCAGATGTCAGAACGCCGACGTACTTAACACGTACCTACCTGTTTTTGTCATTGCTTTGAACAGTGAACTTGCTTTATACTAAGTCCTGTTGTTTATAAATGAATGAAGTAAAGATAGCCTCGTCATACTAAGATGAGGTAGAGGTCGCGGATATAAAGAGTAAGCGTGTGGAGACGTTAGAGCCGTCTATGAATCGCGCCGAAAGGGATATCTGCCGAAGCTTGCACTGTTGCTCTTACAGCGGTGCAGGCTGGGGCCGTTGCCGAAAGGCACGGAACTGTCACATTGTATAACCTGAGTGAGTAGAAGTAGCAGGTTGCAGTGTGTTGCGCTATCTTCACAGGGAGTATGATGCGGAGCTGTATAGATGGAAACCGCAGACATAGTCTGCGGTTTCTTTGCGTTTACAGAATTTGTATGTTTCGTCATTCATCCATAACGTTCTGGAAATCACGAAGTATACCTCCCGATCTCGGGAGGCTGCAGCTCAGCACTCCCCGTTCATGAACAGAAAGATTAGATCATAAGGAGTGTCATAATCATGCAGGGCAAGCAGCTAAACCCAGCGCAGGGCAATATGAATCAAGAGCCCGCGCTTAAAAAATCGTTCAAAGCAAGACATTTGACCATGATCGCGCTTGGCGGATCTATTGGTACTGGACTGTTTCTGGCCAGTGGCGGCGCGATCGCTTCAGCAGGACCTGGTGGGGCCCTTCTCGCCTATACGGCTGTGGGTGTAATGGTTTATTTTCTCATGACTAGTCTGGGGGAGCTCGCCACCTATTTACCGGACTCCGGGTCCTTCAGTACTTACGGCACTCGTTTCGTCAGCCCCGCCTTTGGCTTCGCCATCGGTTGGAACTTCTGGTACAACTGGGCGGTTACGATTGCAGCAGAGTTATCAGCGGCTACCGTCATCATTAAATACTGGTTCCCGGACAGCCCTTCCTTTATTTGGAGTCTGGTGTTCCTACTGCTGATGTTCGGCCTAAACTTCTTATCTGCCCGTGGATACGGGGAATCAGAATATTGGTTTGCCATTATCAAAATCATTACCGTTATCGCCTTCCTCGTGGTCGGGGTCCTCATGATATTCGGCATTATGGGTGGAGAAGCCGTAGGCTTCAGCAACTTCCAAATCGGGGGTAGCTCCTTCCACGGTGGCTTCTTTGCCTTCGTCGGGGTCTTTATGGCAGCCGGATTCTCCTTTCAGGGTACCGAGCTAATCGGCGTTGCCGCTGGTGAGAGTGAGAACCCTCGTCGCAACGTCCCAATTGCGATCCGCCAAGTAT
The window above is part of the Paenibacillus sp. FSL K6-0276 genome. Proteins encoded here:
- a CDS encoding virulence factor, translated to MKITFIEPTPSPNTMKLHLDESLDPGIRRTYTPESERSAPAWAREMLTIPGVTSIYHAADFAALERKGSADWAAILREVQSRFGSSEGLTGDWSLADENAGTHFGEAQVFVQMFRGIPMQIRVKTGANEERISLANRFTKAVMDVASAVMIKERKLTDYGVRYGEPADIAREVEQEIEAAYPQNRLDSLVQQATAHGTEGEFVEQRRTRSQDELLRDLKHEDWRVRYAALEDLTPTVELLPELKAALHDPKLHIRRLAVVYLGDLRTPEAMELLYEAMADSAPAVRRTAGDTLSDIGDPAATPVMTAALTDKSKLVRWRAARFLYEVGTSEAQDALTLAADDPEFEVGLQAKMALERIASGEAAAGTVWQQMSERRRT
- a CDS encoding MBL fold metallo-hydrolase; the encoded protein is MPKTRYHNVDNVSTDKTLKEFRQWREERRRKQKDYSYVVPNTPPRLSYLSENKQESTITWIGHSTFFLQYEGMNIITDPIWARRLGFEKRLGQPGIPLSEVPPIDLILISHSHYDHLHIASIRKLYRAGTTLVVPIGLKRKMLRKGFRSCVEMEWWQEIKLGKIKLSFVPTQHWTRRTPWDTNTSHWGGYILEPAESGNQKLSPNLYFAGDSGYFQGFKEIGSRYKIDIALMPIGAYEPEWFMTSQHVNPEEAIQAFLDVGAETMITMHYGTFRLADDTAREALDRMESARIKHEISEDRIRTLSYGETLVVQPENRTSGE